From Echinicola soli, a single genomic window includes:
- a CDS encoding endonuclease/exonuclease/phosphatase family protein → MPITVTGQSLKVMSYNIHHGADSEEVFTHEKIGQFIKSSGVEIVGLQEVDSICERSGKSDQMKIFAKITGMEATFGRHFAYDGGAYGLGILSRYPMRDIRNDRITSIRSNGEKGTLALLSAKLTLPSGQDIIFATVHFALDQTTRMQQAKEVLGYLDCDLPVILTGDLNAEPHSEEIKLLNTKLFNTQSKADHTFPFDQPIKKIDYIMVSRKGCSVVIKTMVVSGNHLSDHLPIISEVKIGEE, encoded by the coding sequence TTGCCCATAACAGTAACAGGACAAAGCCTCAAGGTGATGAGCTATAACATCCATCATGGAGCTGACAGTGAAGAAGTCTTTACGCATGAGAAAATTGGACAGTTTATCAAGTCAAGCGGGGTGGAGATCGTTGGTCTTCAAGAAGTGGATAGTATCTGCGAGCGATCTGGGAAAAGTGATCAGATGAAAATCTTTGCTAAGATAACGGGCATGGAAGCGACCTTTGGACGGCACTTTGCTTATGATGGAGGCGCCTATGGATTGGGTATCCTATCCAGATATCCCATGAGAGATATACGGAATGATCGTATCACCAGTATTCGCTCCAATGGTGAAAAGGGGACATTGGCTTTACTCTCTGCCAAGCTGACCTTACCGAGTGGCCAGGATATTATTTTTGCTACGGTACATTTTGCCTTGGACCAGACCACCAGGATGCAGCAGGCCAAGGAGGTTTTGGGTTATTTGGACTGTGATCTTCCAGTGATTCTCACCGGTGACCTTAATGCAGAGCCACATTCCGAGGAAATAAAGTTGCTGAACACCAAACTGTTCAATACCCAATCAAAGGCAGATCACACTTTTCCATTTGATCAACCTATTAAAAAGATTGATTATATAATGGTGAGTAGAAAGGGATGTTCTGTAGTAATCAAAACGATGGTTGTGTCAGGAAATCACTTGTCGGACCATCTGCCGATTATTTCAGAGGTGAAGATTGGGGAGGAATAA
- a CDS encoding ABC transporter permease yields MEPKIIEPSKGWKLVDFKELWRYKDLLYFLTLRGIKARYAQSILGVTWAIIQPLFTTLVFTVVFGNLAKVDSDGMPYILFSYLALWPWNYFSGTLTESANSLIANSGMITKVYFPRMVLPLASIFSKLLDFIIAFLVVLGFLIYFQVMPGWGLVFLPLLIVQLLLTSLGIGMILSAMAVQYRDVKHALTFLVQLLMYAAPVVYSTTAVPEEYRSFYILNPMVGVIEGFRAAFLDRPIPWEWIWPGAMVALVLFVFGMFYFRRMERVFADVA; encoded by the coding sequence TTGGAACCAAAGATCATAGAACCATCCAAGGGGTGGAAGCTGGTAGATTTCAAAGAGCTCTGGCGGTATAAGGACCTGCTTTACTTCCTGACTTTGCGAGGCATTAAGGCACGTTATGCGCAGAGTATTTTGGGTGTGACATGGGCGATTATTCAGCCTCTCTTTACGACATTGGTCTTTACGGTAGTATTTGGAAATCTGGCCAAAGTGGACTCTGACGGGATGCCTTACATTCTATTTTCCTATTTGGCATTGTGGCCGTGGAATTATTTTTCCGGCACCCTCACCGAGTCTGCCAATAGTCTTATTGCCAATTCCGGGATGATCACCAAGGTGTATTTTCCAAGGATGGTGCTGCCGCTTGCCTCGATATTTTCCAAGTTGTTGGACTTTATCATTGCATTTCTGGTGGTCTTGGGTTTTCTGATTTATTTTCAGGTCATGCCGGGCTGGGGACTGGTTTTTCTGCCGCTGTTGATTGTTCAGTTGCTGCTGACCTCCCTGGGCATTGGTATGATTCTGTCCGCCATGGCCGTACAATACCGCGATGTCAAACATGCCCTGACCTTTTTGGTACAGCTGCTGATGTACGCAGCGCCAGTAGTGTACAGCACGACTGCCGTCCCCGAAGAGTATCGGTCATTTTATATTCTGAATCCCATGGTCGGCGTGATCGAAGGCTTCCGTGCCGCCTTCCTGGACCGCCCCATACCCTGGGAATGGATCTGGCCAGGAGCAATGGTAGCTTTGGTGCTTTTTGTCTTTGGGATGTTTTATTTCAGGCGGATGGAGCGAGTGTTTGCGGATGTGGCGTAA
- a CDS encoding glycosyltransferase family 2 protein — MMVSVIIPTYNRAELLVETILSVFAQTYSKLEIIVVDDGSTDQTETEMNRLIKIDNRLRFFKRSFSFPKGANSCRNYGFSLSKGECIKWMDSDDLLHPKALEKQVENLLDQNSDLSICEAMRFSQSKNGKPTRNLNGSWGNVKQSISLDNYVAGRVRWGVCTGLWRKSFFYKKNHSIWDEELMNSQEWLMHLQSLIKGVRVSVFSEVLCYIRSHVGSMSNARNKGSMYYYHECLARKKAFDALRNSKGVKVSSRNRLIKQFMWYQLFIAYKGEVLLGLRVFGFYGSVFLLFKK, encoded by the coding sequence ATGATGGTTTCAGTTATTATTCCTACATATAATCGAGCAGAACTATTAGTAGAAACCATATTGTCTGTTTTTGCTCAAACCTATTCAAAATTAGAGATAATTGTTGTAGATGATGGGTCGACCGACCAGACAGAGACAGAGATGAATCGTTTGATTAAGATTGACAACAGGTTACGATTTTTTAAAAGATCTTTTTCTTTTCCAAAAGGAGCAAACTCATGTAGAAATTATGGTTTTTCACTTTCTAAAGGAGAATGTATAAAATGGATGGATTCAGATGACTTATTACATCCCAAAGCTTTGGAGAAGCAAGTTGAGAATCTATTAGATCAAAATTCAGACTTAAGTATATGCGAAGCTATGAGATTCTCGCAATCAAAGAATGGAAAACCTACACGGAATCTAAATGGTAGTTGGGGGAATGTTAAACAGTCGATTTCGTTAGATAATTATGTCGCTGGAAGGGTTCGTTGGGGAGTATGTACTGGACTATGGAGAAAATCGTTTTTTTATAAAAAAAATCATTCTATTTGGGATGAAGAATTAATGAATTCGCAAGAATGGTTGATGCATTTACAAAGTTTAATTAAGGGCGTTCGAGTTTCAGTCTTTTCAGAAGTTTTATGTTATATCAGAAGCCATGTTGGAAGTATGAGTAATGCAAGAAATAAAGGCTCTATGTATTACTACCATGAATGTTTGGCAAGGAAGAAGGCTTTTGATGCTCTAAGGAATAGTAAGGGTGTTAAGGTTTCTAGCAGGAATAGACTAATTAAGCAATTTATGTGGTATCAGTTATTTATTGCTTATAAAGGAGAAGTTTTATTAGGTCTAAGGGTTTTTGGATTTTATGGATCTGTTTTTCTTTTATTCAAGAAATAG
- a CDS encoding ABC transporter ATP-binding protein — MSRAIIKVENLSKRYRLGLKEKRSKTLAGQVGNIIKSPWENFQRLRKLSKFGEEDESVFWALKDINFEVKEGEVLGIIGKNGAGKSTLLKILSQITEPTSGKITLNGRVASLLEVGTGFHPELTGRENIYMNGTILGMTRREIDRKLDEIIDFSGIEKFVDTPVKFYSSGMKVRLGFSVAAHLEPEILIIDEVLAVGDYEFQQKCLGKMEDVSKNQGRTVLFVSHNMAAVQNLCSRGVLLTNGKLHFEGVTEKVLKSYIGGNSSTYFLNLENNHIKGEGNQKIILRTIKISGSLDEDIPVFPRKDVFVSLDVDFKEGFKNQGERIDIRIDNRLGQRLIWYSTKAENMLKLRTGKLTFKIPQCPLVPDEYVLTVFIHDGHDVANWYPQVMNFKVEEAAYFDSGMTIPNGQTSFIYPFELINTYK; from the coding sequence ATGTCAAGAGCCATTATAAAAGTAGAAAACCTGTCCAAACGCTATCGTTTGGGCCTTAAAGAGAAGCGATCCAAAACCTTGGCCGGACAGGTGGGTAATATCATCAAGTCACCATGGGAAAACTTTCAACGACTTCGAAAGTTAAGCAAGTTTGGCGAGGAGGACGAATCGGTTTTTTGGGCCCTGAAGGATATCAATTTTGAGGTAAAAGAAGGAGAAGTGCTGGGCATTATAGGTAAAAACGGTGCGGGTAAATCCACCTTGCTCAAGATACTCTCCCAAATAACCGAACCTACTTCCGGGAAAATCACCTTGAATGGTCGTGTAGCTTCCCTACTAGAAGTAGGTACTGGCTTTCATCCTGAGCTGACCGGTAGGGAAAACATCTATATGAACGGAACCATCCTCGGGATGACCAGAAGGGAGATCGACCGGAAATTGGATGAAATCATTGACTTTTCGGGCATAGAAAAGTTTGTGGATACACCGGTGAAGTTTTATTCCTCGGGCATGAAAGTACGTTTGGGTTTTTCGGTGGCAGCCCATTTGGAGCCGGAGATTTTGATCATCGATGAAGTACTGGCCGTGGGTGATTATGAATTCCAGCAAAAGTGCCTGGGAAAGATGGAGGATGTAAGCAAGAACCAGGGACGGACGGTGCTCTTTGTGAGCCATAATATGGCGGCGGTGCAGAATTTGTGTAGTAGGGGTGTCTTGTTGACTAATGGTAAGTTACACTTTGAAGGAGTAACAGAAAAGGTATTGAAAAGCTATATTGGAGGCAATAGTAGCACGTATTTTTTGAATCTAGAAAATAACCATATTAAAGGGGAAGGGAACCAGAAAATAATATTAAGGACGATTAAAATTTCTGGTAGTTTGGATGAAGATATACCGGTATTTCCAAGGAAGGATGTGTTTGTTTCGCTGGATGTGGATTTTAAAGAAGGCTTTAAAAATCAAGGAGAGAGGATTGATATTAGGATAGATAACCGACTGGGACAACGACTTATTTGGTACAGCACAAAAGCTGAAAATATGCTGAAGTTGAGGACGGGAAAATTGACTTTCAAAATTCCCCAATGTCCGTTGGTTCCCGATGAATATGTGCTTACAGTATTTATCCACGATGGACATGACGTGGCCAATTGGTATCCCCAAGTGATGAATTTTAAGGTAGAAGAAGCTGCATATTTTGATTCTGGCATGACCATACCAAATGGACAAACCAGTTTTATTTATCCTTTTGAACTTATTAACACCTACAAATGA
- a CDS encoding glycosyltransferase family 2 protein codes for MNRDAPLISILIPNYNKAPYIRETLDSVLNQTYQNWECIVVDDHSTDESWGILEEYSAKDNRFRIYRRPDHLAKGGNVCRNYAFELSKGEYINWFDSDDLMISYSLECRVSRIGDNDFVVLQGVFWDKKSDYGMIINKVTFEEVRETFLNLTPAWVTPSLLIKKEFLVVNNVKWNEELPFFQDVIYNFRIACLTRNFETYFNTIDWIWVDVLESVGKKGSQTVDPEVHLKFLVAIYYELFNFPDGLKRIILLRIHYLFKQGSQNGNKTGIIKIYCSFLKEKNLVTLTEYYFYSLHIFFGITGERYNSRLCKSIYYRLKKMIASQNRIKNSFLAEKVSIKEVT; via the coding sequence ATGAATAGAGATGCCCCTTTGATTTCCATCCTGATCCCAAATTATAATAAAGCGCCTTATATAAGGGAAACGCTGGACTCTGTGTTAAACCAGACTTATCAAAACTGGGAGTGCATTGTGGTGGATGACCATAGTACCGATGAATCATGGGGAATCCTAGAAGAATACTCTGCTAAGGATAATAGGTTTAGAATCTACCGAAGACCGGACCATTTGGCTAAGGGAGGGAATGTTTGTAGGAATTATGCTTTTGAGCTGTCCAAAGGAGAGTATATTAATTGGTTTGACAGTGATGATTTGATGATCTCATATTCACTTGAATGTAGAGTCAGTAGGATTGGAGATAATGATTTTGTGGTGCTACAAGGAGTGTTTTGGGACAAAAAGTCAGATTATGGTATGATTATAAACAAGGTAACTTTTGAAGAAGTGAGAGAAACCTTTTTGAACTTAACACCTGCATGGGTTACACCAAGTCTTTTAATAAAAAAAGAATTTTTAGTAGTAAATAATGTGAAATGGAATGAAGAACTTCCATTTTTTCAAGATGTTATTTATAATTTTAGAATAGCATGTTTAACTCGAAATTTCGAGACGTATTTTAATACGATTGATTGGATATGGGTGGATGTACTGGAAAGTGTAGGGAAAAAAGGGAGTCAGACAGTTGACCCTGAAGTACATTTGAAGTTTTTGGTGGCAATTTATTACGAGCTTTTTAACTTTCCTGATGGTTTAAAAAGAATTATTTTATTGAGGATCCATTATTTGTTTAAACAAGGATCTCAGAACGGGAATAAGACAGGAATAATTAAAATATATTGTTCTTTTTTAAAGGAAAAGAACCTAGTTACATTAACTGAGTATTACTTTTACAGCCTTCATATATTTTTTGGTATAACTGGAGAAAGGTATAATTCAAGACTATGCAAATCTATTTATTATAGGTTAAAAAAAATGATAGCCTCCCAAAACCGAATTAAGAATAGTTTTCTAGCTGAGAAAGTGAGCATAAAAGAAGTTACATGA
- a CDS encoding alpha-1,2-fucosyltransferase — MIKLNLKGRMGNQMFQFAYAFILSRKTNQRVVIKPISSFGYCLDLYTLPVLGRQLPTKVYLLLHRFIFGFSNETQKIDTNKCLIKKGLPKATSKNILLDGYFQNAEVFNAYRHDLIMCFKIKKRFTEIFENSYRGFFKGKTLVINYRLKEYKRFIFPEIDSSGYVGEEWYNEAIARIDLRLYTNVLIISDDIKEVRKLISSEIIDPVFIEDEWFIDFQCLLNGDCLIIPNSSFSWWGAYLNTRKDKIVYAPKNWVGYHVGIEYPKGIMTDDFTWI; from the coding sequence ATGATCAAACTTAACCTAAAAGGCAGAATGGGAAACCAAATGTTTCAATTTGCCTATGCGTTTATACTATCTCGTAAAACAAATCAAAGGGTGGTAATAAAGCCTATTTCAAGTTTTGGTTATTGCTTAGATTTGTATACTCTTCCAGTTTTAGGGAGGCAATTACCTACTAAAGTATACCTTTTATTACACAGGTTTATTTTTGGTTTTTCTAATGAAACACAAAAAATTGATACGAATAAATGCTTAATAAAAAAAGGACTTCCTAAAGCTACGTCTAAAAATATCTTGTTGGATGGATATTTTCAAAATGCAGAGGTATTCAATGCCTATCGTCATGATTTAATCATGTGCTTTAAAATAAAAAAAAGATTTACTGAAATCTTTGAGAATAGTTATAGAGGTTTCTTTAAAGGAAAGACCCTAGTAATTAATTACAGGTTGAAAGAATATAAACGTTTTATTTTTCCAGAAATAGATTCTTCGGGTTATGTGGGAGAGGAATGGTATAATGAAGCTATTGCTAGAATTGATTTAAGGTTGTATACCAACGTACTTATTATTTCAGATGACATTAAGGAGGTGAGAAAATTAATTTCAAGTGAAATTATAGATCCTGTTTTTATAGAGGATGAGTGGTTTATTGATTTCCAATGCTTGCTGAATGGAGATTGTCTGATAATTCCAAACAGTTCTTTTTCATGGTGGGGAGCCTATTTAAATACTCGAAAGGACAAAATAGTATACGCTCCGAAAAACTGGGTTGGTTATCATGTTGGAATTGAATATCCGAAAGGGATAATGACAGATGATTTTACATGGATTTAG
- a CDS encoding class I SAM-dependent methyltransferase — protein sequence MDLEDKKYIHSETVHNTTAAEIITPMVIELISPQSVLDVGCGIGTWMKAFSQNGVAEVIGVDGDYVDRQLLKKYIPLGNFIPRNLEQPFDLHRKFDLVISLEVAEHLKPSSAQDFVDSLTRHGDTILFSAAVPGQGGQRHINEQWLSYWAGKFADKGFYTYDPFRPRIWNDKRIETWYRQNMVVFSSKKLNCPKVGVMDKILPDMWENKIASIQRKDQQLFRIRSGKVGVGFYLKGLMKSLKYFGRKES from the coding sequence ATGGATTTAGAAGACAAAAAATATATTCACTCAGAAACTGTTCATAATACCACAGCTGCTGAAATAATCACACCGATGGTTATCGAATTAATTAGCCCACAGTCGGTCTTGGACGTGGGCTGTGGCATTGGGACTTGGATGAAAGCTTTTTCTCAGAATGGAGTTGCGGAGGTTATAGGTGTAGATGGAGATTATGTAGACCGCCAACTTCTAAAAAAGTATATTCCTTTGGGAAATTTTATCCCTAGGAATTTAGAGCAGCCTTTTGATCTACATAGAAAGTTTGACTTAGTGATAAGTTTAGAGGTGGCCGAACACTTGAAGCCTTCTTCTGCCCAAGATTTTGTGGATAGTCTTACCCGGCATGGAGATACGATTCTTTTCTCGGCTGCTGTGCCAGGACAAGGAGGTCAGCGTCATATCAATGAACAATGGTTATCCTACTGGGCTGGGAAATTTGCTGACAAGGGATTTTATACCTATGACCCTTTTCGACCCCGGATTTGGAATGATAAGAGAATCGAAACCTGGTACAGACAAAACATGGTGGTATTTAGCTCCAAAAAGCTTAATTGTCCTAAAGTAGGGGTGATGGATAAGATATTACCGGATATGTGGGAAAATAAAATAGCCAGCATTCAACGTAAGGATCAGCAACTTTTCAGAATTCGTTCTGGAAAGGTTGGTGTTGGTTTTTATCTTAAGGGTTTGATGAAAAGTTTAAAGTATTTTGGAAGAAAGGAGTCTTGA
- a CDS encoding glycosyltransferase family 2 protein, whose amino-acid sequence MEERSLEKPLVTVVMPVYNGARYLNEAIDSILIQTYESFELIIVNDGSSDDSEAIILRYEDSRINYVRNEQNVGLIRSLNKGIDLAKGKYIARMDQDDISVSSRFERQVAFLESHSDVAICGMQGQILQTGEQYKVPTQDGEIRGLLFFGSPFIHPVVMIRTETLVNNDLRYDFKYNHAEDFGLWVNLSFVGKLSNLNEVGIHYRQHELQYTKVFKEDNFDASFSAKLEYLERLGMQLGEFQLALYERINRKAIDPCDKKGLSVLAGFYKQFRKLNFPNNVEVEYLEKLIYKKWKVTCADGIKQRVNTYFLFLSNGLVYKYFEPKVHLWFLKKLMIK is encoded by the coding sequence TTGGAAGAAAGGAGTCTTGAGAAACCATTGGTTACAGTGGTAATGCCTGTCTATAATGGCGCGCGTTATTTAAATGAAGCCATTGACAGCATATTAATTCAGACATACGAGTCTTTTGAACTTATCATCGTAAATGATGGATCTTCGGATGATTCAGAGGCTATTATTCTTCGTTATGAAGATTCCAGGATCAATTATGTTAGGAATGAGCAGAATGTAGGGCTGATAAGAAGCTTAAACAAAGGAATTGATTTAGCAAAGGGGAAATACATTGCTAGAATGGATCAGGATGACATTTCTGTTTCCAGTAGATTTGAGCGGCAGGTAGCGTTTTTGGAAAGTCATTCCGATGTAGCAATATGTGGAATGCAAGGACAAATACTTCAAACAGGTGAGCAATATAAGGTCCCTACACAGGATGGAGAGATTAGAGGATTACTTTTTTTTGGAAGTCCTTTTATACATCCTGTGGTAATGATAAGGACTGAGACCTTGGTAAATAATGACCTCCGATACGATTTTAAATATAACCATGCTGAGGACTTCGGGCTATGGGTAAACTTGTCTTTTGTAGGCAAGTTATCTAATTTAAATGAGGTTGGTATCCATTACCGTCAGCACGAGCTTCAGTATACGAAAGTATTTAAAGAAGATAACTTTGACGCCTCCTTCTCCGCTAAACTGGAATATCTTGAACGATTGGGGATGCAGTTAGGTGAATTTCAGTTGGCATTATATGAAAGGATCAACAGAAAGGCGATTGATCCATGCGACAAGAAAGGTTTATCGGTTTTAGCAGGGTTTTATAAACAGTTTAGGAAGTTGAATTTTCCTAATAATGTTGAAGTGGAATACTTAGAGAAATTGATTTATAAAAAGTGGAAGGTCACCTGCGCAGATGGCATAAAACAGCGTGTTAACACCTACTTTTTATTTCTTTCAAACGGATTGGTATATAAATACTTTGAACCAAAAGTTCATCTTTGGTTTTTAAAAAAACTAATGATTAAGTGA
- a CDS encoding NAD-dependent epimerase/dehydratase family protein, with product MNQRILILGGTGFIGSSLSQYLKAGNETRIYSPSAQQIDPISGVSGYDGFIEDFSSLEPHLEWATIIIHLVSTSNPKSSLKNPFNDAKSNLLPLISILEYLKNHTDKKLVFCSSGGAVYGMGNGRVFSESDPKAPISSYGIVKSTMEEYIDYYQRLYGVNALVIRPSNIYGAKSRSLGKQGLISTLVEHTLVGKTTALWVPLTTSKDYLYIVDFVKAVKMLIESDAIGMFNIASGHNCTIADLLQVVEKVLRIKPKIRTEIGDFSKIDSPVKLDIQKLQMLTNWKPETSLLEGVEMVANEFKIQHGDI from the coding sequence GTGAATCAAAGAATTTTGATTTTAGGGGGGACAGGTTTTATTGGTTCTAGCTTGAGTCAGTACTTAAAGGCCGGAAATGAAACCCGTATTTATTCTCCATCAGCGCAGCAAATCGATCCTATTTCCGGAGTATCTGGTTATGATGGTTTTATTGAAGATTTCTCTAGCTTGGAGCCCCATTTGGAGTGGGCGACCATTATTATCCATTTAGTTTCCACTTCTAATCCCAAAAGCTCTCTTAAGAACCCATTCAATGATGCCAAGTCCAATTTACTTCCATTGATTTCCATATTGGAATATTTAAAAAATCACACAGATAAAAAGTTGGTGTTTTGTAGTTCAGGAGGAGCGGTTTATGGGATGGGAAATGGGAGAGTTTTTAGCGAAAGTGATCCCAAGGCACCTATATCCTCATATGGGATCGTGAAATCAACCATGGAAGAATATATTGATTATTATCAGCGACTCTATGGTGTAAATGCATTGGTTATTCGGCCTTCTAATATATATGGAGCCAAAAGCAGATCATTAGGGAAACAGGGACTAATAAGCACTTTGGTGGAGCACACTCTTGTAGGAAAAACGACAGCGTTATGGGTTCCATTGACCACTAGCAAAGATTATCTGTATATAGTAGATTTTGTGAAGGCTGTCAAAATGCTGATCGAATCAGATGCTATCGGGATGTTTAATATAGCAAGTGGTCATAATTGTACGATCGCTGATCTTCTCCAAGTGGTCGAAAAAGTCCTTCGGATAAAGCCGAAGATAAGAACAGAAATTGGAGATTTTTCAAAAATCGATTCACCCGTAAAGCTGGACATCCAAAAATTACAAATGTTAACCAATTGGAAGCCAGAAACCTCCTTGTTAGAAGGGGTTGAAATGGTAGCAAATGAATTTAAAATCCAACATGGGGACATTTAG
- a CDS encoding glycosyltransferase family 2 protein, with product MGTFRVSVIIPVFNLAKFLSKAVISAADLNEVGEVIIVEDGSEDDSLQIGVQLERKISKVKLLQHPGGENRGVSASRNLGIKEAEYPWIAFLDADDWYFSHRFAKEHQLLKEDSRIDAVYSCTILENYQEDLSMRYGVKKDPLEMIGHPVSDIGFYEVKLKRKWVLFHTNSITINRSFLMKDKQFDTRLALHEDSELWNRLLRRGHFVAGEVNLPVALIRRHDNNTITRRSLATLKKMHWVFIDNVGIDSFYHFEINYLFNAILRMESKHFQNTWTRRGYFYFLYYRNSLNKRQYIKKFYQENALN from the coding sequence ATGGGGACATTTAGAGTTTCAGTGATCATCCCCGTGTTCAATTTGGCTAAATTTCTCAGTAAAGCTGTTATTTCAGCGGCAGATCTTAATGAGGTGGGAGAAGTTATTATAGTGGAGGATGGCTCCGAGGATGATAGCCTTCAGATTGGTGTTCAATTGGAGAGAAAAATTTCAAAGGTCAAACTTCTACAGCATCCCGGTGGGGAAAATAGAGGCGTATCTGCAAGCAGGAATTTGGGTATAAAAGAAGCTGAATATCCGTGGATAGCTTTTTTAGATGCAGATGATTGGTATTTTTCCCACCGGTTTGCTAAAGAACACCAACTACTTAAAGAGGATTCCCGCATTGATGCCGTGTATTCTTGTACTATTTTAGAAAATTATCAGGAAGATTTGAGTATGAGGTACGGAGTTAAGAAAGATCCTTTGGAGATGATTGGGCACCCCGTTTCGGATATCGGGTTTTATGAGGTTAAATTGAAAAGAAAATGGGTGCTTTTCCATACGAATTCCATAACGATTAATCGGTCTTTTTTAATGAAAGATAAACAGTTTGACACCCGATTGGCCCTTCACGAAGATTCGGAATTATGGAACAGGCTTTTAAGACGAGGACATTTCGTGGCCGGAGAAGTTAACTTGCCTGTTGCACTTATTAGAAGGCACGATAATAATACCATAACCAGAAGAAGTTTGGCCACCTTAAAGAAAATGCATTGGGTATTTATCGATAATGTAGGGATAGATAGTTTTTATCATTTTGAGATCAATTATCTTTTTAATGCAATTCTTCGAATGGAAAGCAAGCATTTTCAAAATACATGGACAAGAAGAGGGTACTTTTACTTCCTCTATTACAGAAACTCATTGAATAAAAGGCAATATATCAAAAAATTTTATCAAGAAAATGCCCTTAATTAG
- a CDS encoding glycosyltransferase family 2 protein, with translation MPLISVIIPTYNRANVLPRAIKSVVDQTYTDWELIIVDDGSNDETKSVVDQFLFDERINYVYQENKGVSAARNYGAEKASGEYLIFLDSDDELLPYSLLKYAEKISKGFPLIVFSKYFKGKEVRGIKSSSMFFKNIGVSNIPGAFCLRKNLFFDIGGYNVKLLHSENWELMIRACHYFSLGNDDISYVKYPLLQYNDWCTLEKLMQNKKNKIKSYKVLYEEYRQNNTFDNSLYLYFAHVVAMNYGGLGKIKLTMLWTFKSVNMKSLRIRYMFKPLLIFMKRRIIPY, from the coding sequence ATGCCCTTAATTAGTGTAATCATTCCCACTTACAATCGTGCCAATGTATTGCCAAGAGCGATTAAAAGTGTAGTGGATCAAACCTATACTGATTGGGAACTGATCATCGTGGACGATGGGAGTAACGATGAAACAAAGTCGGTTGTGGATCAGTTTCTATTCGATGAGAGGATCAATTATGTGTATCAAGAAAATAAAGGTGTTTCCGCTGCGAGAAATTATGGAGCAGAAAAAGCTTCAGGGGAATATTTGATTTTTTTGGATAGTGATGATGAGCTGTTACCGTATTCTCTGTTAAAGTATGCTGAAAAAATTAGTAAGGGTTTTCCATTAATCGTGTTTTCAAAATATTTTAAAGGAAAAGAGGTTAGAGGAATAAAGTCTTCGTCTATGTTTTTTAAAAATATTGGTGTGAGTAACATTCCAGGAGCATTTTGCTTAAGAAAAAATCTCTTTTTTGATATTGGAGGATATAATGTGAAATTACTGCATAGTGAAAATTGGGAATTAATGATTAGGGCTTGCCACTACTTTTCATTAGGTAATGATGATATATCGTACGTTAAATATCCATTGTTACAGTACAATGATTGGTGTACATTGGAGAAATTAATGCAAAACAAAAAAAATAAAATTAAATCTTATAAAGTACTTTATGAGGAGTACCGTCAAAACAACACATTTGATAATTCGCTTTATTTGTACTTCGCTCATGTTGTGGCAATGAATTATGGGGGATTGGGAAAGATTAAACTAACTATGCTTTGGACTTTTAAGAGTGTCAATATGAAGTCTTTACGAATCCGGTATATGTTTAAACCACTTTTAATTTTCATGAAAAGAAGGATTATTCCCTATTGA